The Mucilaginibacter gracilis genomic interval ATTTTAAAAATCATTTCCGAAAAACCCTTTCTAAAAGGTTTTAAATACGGATATTTAAAATAAGCGTAAAAACGGGTTATATCCATTTCGGGCCTCTCTTCCATAATGTCGATGGCATCCTGCAGGTGTGTTGCGTATCCCGGTAACGGATCAAAGTCTTCTTGTACGTATAATATATAGGGCGTTGTAATCACGTCAAGCCCTTTATTAATATTGTTACCCAACCCACCATTTTTAGGTGTGGTTACCAAGGTGAAATTAAACAGGTCCTTCAACTCATTTAAATAATCTAAGTGAGCTGCAGAGCTACAATCGTCAGACACTACGATGCCTGCAAACTCTATTTTCTGGTCAACAAAAGCTTGCAACAAACGCTGCAACGATTTACTTCTGTTGTAATGGGTAATTAGCAAAGTAACTGTGTTGAACATTTTACTATATATTATATTTTTATTGAATGCTTGTTAAGCTTTTTAGCTGCCAGTAATACCATTTAAGGCTTGCATACCGGGTTAACAATAGCCCCTGCCGGCACAGTGTTATTATACTTGCTTAATTGTATAACTATCAACCTTTAGCAGCCGCCTTTTTAGTAACAAAAGTGCCATAGGTTTGCTTTATAAATATAACAATCTCTTTGTATCCAACACTATAAATAGACCAAAAATTAAATTTGGAATACTTATTTAGCGGAATATAAGCTATGATAATGGCTGCCAGCACTGGGAAAATATTAGCCATTATAATAGAATAGGTAGATTTGCAAATGCTTATAGCAATATAATCGGCAATTAAATTTACGGCCAGCATCACCAATATTTTATAAAAATTTATTTTGGGTTTGTGAATAACATCAAGCGTTAAAGCAAAAAACCTGTCGGATGGATATAAAATGGCAATGCTTATAAATAACCTAAAAATGTTTGGCGCCTGCGAGCCTATGTACTTATGGCCTCCAAGTAACAAAATTATAGGGTCGGCAAAAATAATAGCCACAATTGCAATAGCAAAAATTGCGATGGATAGCATACCAATTAACTTTTTCATGGTATACATTAAATTGTCCTTTTGGTTTTGGTTATAATAGGCCGATAAAGCAGGCATTCCGGATGCTGCAAAACTCAACATCGGTATTTCAACAATTTGGTTTAGCCTACCGCCAAGGTTGTATATTGCCAGTGCCGGCGCACCTAAAAAAATCTTAATAAAAATGGTATCGGTAACGCCAAACAGGTTAGAGCTTAAACTGGTGCCCATGCTGTATTTACCAAAATGAAATATTTCGGCAATGGTTTTTTTTGTTGTGTACTTTATGGAGTATGCCTTTGTCCACCCGGTTAGCATTATAATTACACTGGTTAAAGCATTGGTGGCAATAAAAGCTATAATTGCCGATGACACTGTGGCCCTATGTAAAACCATTAAAAC includes:
- a CDS encoding glycosyltransferase, with the translated sequence MFNTVTLLITHYNRSKSLQRLLQAFVDQKIEFAGIVVSDDCSSAAHLDYLNELKDLFNFTLVTTPKNGGLGNNINKGLDVITTPYILYVQEDFDPLPGYATHLQDAIDIMEERPEMDITRFYAYFKYPYLKPFRKGFSEMIFKIWYPGYRKFHAYSDHPHLRRSTFTQKFGRYAEGLNVERTEFLMVISFLKNKGKGMFYEDHKGLFEQINTSVEPSTMERKGLKHLDNPIMWAAKALYRNVVHTIKVLS
- a CDS encoding oligosaccharide flippase family protein, encoding MPLVQKALALFKNVHFQSLLGNGVMAGLGMVTIGMLYRALSINDIGVYVFFMTINNLIDTLKSGFLTMPFVKFYAGTNEERQNEVAGSTWTLAILVTAVLLLLNIPTFFIARHVDDAAIELLLKCFSLVFLSTLPSFMANVVVQAESRFDRLLWLRLINQLLFIATIVVLMVLHRATVSSAIIAFIATNALTSVIIMLTGWTKAYSIKYTTKKTIAEIFHFGKYSMGTSLSSNLFGVTDTIFIKIFLGAPALAIYNLGGRLNQIVEIPMLSFAASGMPALSAYYNQNQKDNLMYTMKKLIGMLSIAIFAIAIVAIIFADPIILLLGGHKYIGSQAPNIFRLFISIAILYPSDRFFALTLDVIHKPKINFYKILVMLAVNLIADYIAISICKSTYSIIMANIFPVLAAIIIAYIPLNKYSKFNFWSIYSVGYKEIVIFIKQTYGTFVTKKAAAKG